One genomic segment of Actinoplanes ianthinogenes includes these proteins:
- a CDS encoding TetR/AcrR family transcriptional regulator C-terminal domain-containing protein, whose product MPRNTLTPGQIVRAAIDLLDEQGLDGLNMRSLGQRLDSAATAIYWHIKTKDDLVRLAGDAIWDEVPLPDPAASDWRAAATRLATGMHEMCGRHPWVGQAIGSHLIFGPGKTRFDDRTLAVYERAGFSPADADRAAAAVFVYVLGSALGPAAQVSLTRRLSPEALDQAVREAQVIGRDFPHVRARLDTTAGTGYAAAPDDTFRFGLDALLDGFAARLG is encoded by the coding sequence ATGCCCCGGAACACCCTGACTCCCGGCCAGATCGTCCGCGCCGCCATCGACCTGCTCGACGAGCAGGGCCTGGACGGGCTCAACATGCGCAGCCTCGGCCAGCGGCTCGACTCGGCCGCCACCGCGATCTACTGGCACATCAAGACCAAGGACGACCTGGTCCGGCTGGCCGGCGACGCCATCTGGGACGAGGTGCCGCTGCCCGACCCGGCCGCCTCGGACTGGCGCGCGGCGGCGACCCGGCTGGCCACCGGGATGCACGAGATGTGCGGGCGGCACCCGTGGGTGGGCCAGGCCATCGGCAGCCACCTGATCTTCGGGCCGGGCAAGACCCGCTTCGACGACCGGACCCTCGCGGTCTACGAGCGGGCCGGCTTCTCCCCCGCCGACGCCGACCGGGCCGCCGCGGCCGTCTTCGTCTACGTGCTGGGCAGCGCCCTCGGTCCGGCCGCGCAGGTGTCGCTCACCCGCCGCCTCTCCCCCGAGGCCCTCGACCAGGCGGTCCGCGAGGCTCAGGTGATCGGCCGAGACTTCCCGCACGTCCGGGCGCGGCTCGACACCACCGCCGGGACCGGATACGCCGCCGCCCCCGACGACACCTTCAGGTTCGGCCTCGACGCCCTGCTCGACGGCTTCGCCGCACGCCTCGGTTAG